The genomic interval GTGCGGCTGCCGGAGgctttctcttcgcgtctgtcAAAACAGAAGCTGCAGCAATCGCTGCTTCTGAGGTGTTAGATAGCGGAGTGAGGGAGAGCATGAGGCACAAGACACcctgaaaaaaggaagaattcacagaagaaaacaaaccaACTCAGTGGTAACGGCAAAGCGAAAACCGAGACACGGGAACCCCAGATGTTCCAGAGACACACTGGAAGCGACGAGGTAACAAGAACCACATGCATGTACTGGGACGACACCCCTTAAAAACTTAAAgaacatgtatatatatatatatatatatatgcacgtgTGTGTGTAAGAATTTAAATAAATGttacatatacatttataattatatatatatgtatatgtatatgtacatggacagacagaaagataCAGGTGCTAATATGCGTGTACGcaacagatgcatgcacacataaAGGTACTTTTGTTCTCCACATGTATGGAGACAAGGAGTTTTCTGTTTCAATTTGCATTGTTTCTGACGGGTTCCTTGAGTCTGTTGAATTTCGTGTGTTTTCGTAGAATTCCCGTTTGCGCAGAGCTCTTTGCCCCGTGGATGTTCCGGCATGCCTAGAGAGTTTGCCTTGGTTCACAGCTCACCAtcaaaaggaagaaaagagcgaaactCATCTGGGGTTGCGCAGTGGCCAAGAGAACCCCCGCGAGACAGCACGAAGACACAAAGGGATTCTCCCAAGACGGAATTGCAGAAACGGTCTCAACCAGACCGCTCAGCACGCTGTACACACGCCGGAAACGGGCAAGCGAGGACACACATACGGAAACAAAGAGACGCAACGATGAACGAGTCAGCAGAAACAAAGGGCAAACggcgaaaagaagcgaaTGTCAAACACAGCAACGCCATACGGATGTTTCGTCGACGTCGACAAGTCAAGGAAAATGTATGTCCTACACCCGGTGACAAATCTCACACGGCATATGTACActaatgtatatatatgtatatacacacgtatgtatatatgtgtatatatgtatctatgaatatatatgtaaatatgtatatatagagcTAAAAATATTCTGAACGCTGAGTCATTCATCACATGCAAAAACTAGACACACATGtacagaaaagggagaaaatgCTTTCTTCTTGAAATAAAGAATTACCAGTCCCATGCGAGGTATTTTAGGCGCTTTGCGTCGTGCCAAAGTTTCCGGAAATTCAGGGGAGGAAGATAAGCCTCGTCTGCGGAGTCGACGATCGGCAGAGCCAAGGCACACATCTCGGAGAACCAGCTTCCTTGAGATCTGAAGACGCAGGACGAACGGATCATCCGACAACTTGAATCAAAAGACATCTTTTCAGGCGACACAGTGTCACTgactcttcctccctccatATCGATATTCTTCTCTCagaagtgcgttttctctgtctcgccttgtacgtcctcctccctcttccgACGCACGTCTCCTGCCCGGTGgtgtcgctctctgtctgcttcttgcgTTGCGGCCCtgcgcttctcgtctcccaCCTGACTCCCCTCTTCTACTCgattctctccttcttcggtctctcctttcttcttctgctcctccccCGTGTTCTTCCCCGgcctccctctttcttccttcgctgcaCCTCTCGCCCCTGCATCGGCTTCGACTTTATAAATCTGCTTCGACGCCTTCCTCCAACGCTGGTCTTACTTCTCAGAGCCGACGCGACCCTTGGGAGTGCGTCCGACGACTTGCATGTTGAACAGGCAGCGGAGGCGCGGACCGCAAGAGTAGCCCTGGGGCAGGAGAGCAGGTCGCGGCTTTTCTTCCCAGTCGTCGACGACGGTGGACTTCGACTCCATcgtgaaggaagaagacctGAGGCCTGAGACCTGCGgtgcagaagctgcagctgcggccGCGACGTTCACTGTGCACGTTAGCAAGTCCACGTTGCCTGCGTCGACTTTCTCTGCACTCGCTTGAGCAGCCTCCCGTGCTTCGCGCTTCGCGGGAGCGTCCACTGTGCGGGGTATGgcgtctgttctctccttggAGTTGGGCTGAGCCTGCGGTCCGCCTCCCCGCCCCTCTGCCGTCTCCTTGGCGCCGCCGTCAGAGCCGCGAGACGAGGTCTCTGCGTCGAAAATCTGCTTGGTCTGCAGGAGctgcgccgtcgcctccggagacaccagacgcttctctcccAGAATGAAGGGAGAGTCCAAACCCTGTCCCGAAATCcactcctcgttctcttcgcgaAGAAACTGAGGCGGGAACTCCACTCTgcagcgagacgcagaacaaAAACGCAGACACGTGACAACGAAATGGCAAGCGGCTCGTGcggggaagaaagcgagagacgaatgGAACAGCAGAGGTTGACAAGTTGACACGGCACAAGAGAGTTCACCGACAAACCTTGTCATCGATGTGTGAGGACCAACGATCGACTCATCCACGCATAATCCCCCAAAACGAGACGGGGAGACCAAACGTGACACAGTGAGCACGTACGCCAGGTGACTTGTCGGCCGCAGACATCCCCGACAAACACCTCCGCCTGTGAGGCAAAGAACGTAACAACTGACGATTTCCCCCCAAAACCGAGAAGATATGTCGTAGTGAACAGAGGGGTTTCAAAAATGAAGCACctgtgtacagacaccacGCCGCGACACACTTCGACTGTTTCTTCAGGAAACATGCACCACCACGTTTCAGAAATCCTGGCGAGACAAAACTCCTTACTCGAGGTCGTAGACCTTGGAGGGAATCATCAAGTGAATCGGCACCTCAAAAACCCCCAGAAGGTCGTCGTCTGCAATGACTCCCAGAGTCACGTCTCGATTGAAGAGTTCCACGCGCAATACGCTGTACGGCTGGTGAATCTATCCACACAGAACGCAAACTCGCACGAAAAAATGCTCGGCATTTCACAATCGCTGGCGGACTCACGCGGACGCCTTCAGCTGCAAACGATATCCAATATCGGTTGAACACAAGGCCTGACAGACACAcagttgtctctcttctatACAGGGCGATCAGCGCATGTATTACAATCCCTTCGCTTTGAAACACACTTCCTTTTTCGCAGTAAGTGCCACCTTAAAGTAACAGAATCAGACATGCGTGAGTCGCCTCACACGTGGAAACCGAAGGTCTGAAAAAATATGATATGTCCACGCACTGCAACCAGTGAggcggtgtacatacactgcCGCACATCCACAATGATTTCGCAAGCCACCTGCACGCGCAAAACTATACTAACTACACTATATCTAGATAGGTGATGAGGTATCCGGAGTGGATAAACGGCGTAGCTTGTTCCCCGCGTGGTTCTCCACGAAAAAACTGGGAGAATgtcgcgtgcatgcatgtgcatttTTAGAGGTGCCACAGAGAGTGAAGACCCAAGACAGGCTTTTGAGCCAATTTCTGCATCCGTCTACTTTCCACCGTGCGTTTCGCTTCCCAACACTGAAAACACTCGCGGACCTGAATTTCAATGCGCTCATTGAAAATGGTATTCGGTAGTTTtgcttcgtccttctcgccctTGACAACCGCGGCAGTGTCGTTGATCGCCTCGGGGGAAATATCAAGAACTGCGCTGCGGTAGACGGGGACGCCGTTCAGGCTCACGCGCACTGGgaacgaaaaacgcgagacgggagaaaagcGGCGATTTTATGCAGGCTCGGGTTTACATGCATTCAAAACCGACTGCGGGAGTCATAAGGAGGACGGGGGGGAAGGTCAAGAACGTAGGGACCTTAACTGTAACATGCATTTTTGGCAGTTCCGCCTCAGCAGAGAGTGACTTTGTTGTATTTGATTTGAGGTGTACCAGAGTGGACAAACCCTCCATGTGTACAGAAACATTTACAATGTGAGAATTATAATACACGGTCTAGCTATGATCTTAATGTTGTTAATGCACGATGAAAGCCTCCTGAGTGTAGGAATCTAAGCTGCAAAGATGGCTGAAATCCAGTGCCACTCGCTCTCTCAAGCATTGCTCGGTGAGGTGGTGCACGGTAGCCACAAAAAACGTAACCGAGGCGTAATACATCATCAGAATGGGCGATGGCGTATCAAGAGTAACCCACACACGGAAATTGTGTTCTGTCAGAAAAAACCATTCCTCTGTCGTGACTCACCGTATCCTCTTGACGGTGCCAAACTGCTCACAGTGAAGTCTCGGCGTTCAGCGTGCGACAAgttcgctgcctctcctgcctGAGCTTCACCTCGAGGTGTCGTCAGTTGAT from Toxoplasma gondii ME49 chromosome VIIa, whole genome shotgun sequence carries:
- a CDS encoding hypothetical protein (encoded by transcript TGME49_203240~Predicted trans-membrane domain (TMHMM2.0):524-547:660-680:694-717), with translation MAPAAPNKEPTRRGSMHNQIVCTAPSSSATNSQVVLPLGHHLVMGAKTAANALSQELRSPADTLNPGRFGWWKCLAQPDEAGDGLVTEGYGRLQILLAYLLPEVTDVAEAVELHQLTTPRGEAQAGEAANLSHAERRDFTVSSLAPSRGYVRVSLNGVPVYRSAVLDISPEAINDTAAVVKGEKDEAKLPNTIFNERIEIQIHQPYSVLRVELFNRDVTLGVIADDDLLGVFEVPIHLMIPSKVYDLEVEFPPQFLREENEEWISGQGLDSPFILGEKRLVSPEATAQLLQTKQIFDAETSSRGSDGGAKETAEGRGGGPQAQPNSKERTDAIPRTVDAPAKREAREAAQASAEKVDAGNVDLLTCTVNVAAAAAASAPQVSGLRSSSFTMESKSTVVDDWEEKPRPALLPQGYSCGPRLRCLFNMQVVGRTPKGRVGSEKSQGSWFSEMCALALPIVDSADEAYLPPLNFRKLWHDAKRLKYLAWDCVLSGLVETVSAIPSWENPFVSSCCLAGVLLATAQPQMSFALFFLLMGVLCLMLSLTPLSNTSEAAIAAASVLTDAKRKPPAAALDTDAQTEKIEPGKGAESQLTGQKPSSLQAFENQQHSDEATMEDSLLKSLLSSAVPQSLHLQLRRAHKRLLRVTAAILYAHEKLRQRREMIVGVLWLLSLLSFYRPDITALALRFGCGGAAVLLLIHRMPVLSPCLRFGIVCLAYLRLRHQRRTRQNLVASPFIPRAA